The following are encoded together in the Streptomyces rapamycinicus NRRL 5491 genome:
- a CDS encoding carbon-nitrogen hydrolase family protein, whose amino-acid sequence MPPLRTALLQNSGHPGDPAGNLKVLDEAAARAAADGAGLLVTAEMFLTGYAIGGGVRELAEPADGPSGRAVAEIAAAHGLAVLYGYPERHAGAVHNSARLVGADGTELANYRKTHLYGCFERESFTPGETPVVQATIGELTVGILVCYDVEFPENVRAHALAGTDLLVVPTAQMHPFEFVAESLIPVRAFESQMYIAYVNRSGPEGEFDFVGLSCLAGPDGATCLRAGRGEELLLGDVDPKLLTTSRRINPYLRDRRPGLYTSLS is encoded by the coding sequence ATGCCGCCGCTGCGCACCGCTCTGCTCCAGAACTCCGGTCACCCCGGCGACCCCGCCGGTAACCTCAAGGTGCTCGACGAGGCCGCCGCCCGCGCGGCCGCCGACGGCGCCGGGCTGCTGGTCACCGCGGAGATGTTCCTCACGGGCTACGCCATCGGCGGTGGTGTGCGGGAGCTGGCCGAGCCCGCCGACGGGCCGAGCGGCCGGGCCGTGGCCGAGATCGCCGCGGCGCACGGGCTGGCGGTCCTCTACGGCTACCCCGAGCGCCACGCCGGAGCGGTCCACAACTCCGCGCGACTGGTGGGCGCGGACGGCACCGAGCTGGCCAACTACCGCAAGACCCATCTCTACGGCTGCTTCGAGCGGGAGTCGTTCACCCCCGGGGAGACCCCCGTCGTCCAGGCCACCATCGGCGAGCTGACCGTCGGCATCCTGGTCTGCTACGACGTGGAGTTCCCCGAGAACGTACGGGCCCACGCCCTGGCCGGGACCGATCTGCTGGTGGTGCCCACCGCGCAGATGCACCCCTTCGAGTTCGTCGCCGAATCCCTGATCCCGGTGCGGGCCTTCGAGAGCCAGATGTACATCGCGTACGTCAACCGCAGCGGCCCCGAGGGCGAGTTCGACTTCGTCGGGCTGAGCTGTCTGGCCGGGCCCGACGGCGCCACTTGTCTGCGCGCGGGCCGCGGCGAGGAGCTCCTCCTCGGCGACGTCGACCCCAAACTGCTGACGACCTCGCGCCGGATCAACCCGTATCTGCGCGACCGCCGCCCCGGTCTCTACACCTCCC